The genomic stretch GACCAACAAAGTGCTTACCGTCTTCCGTAACCGGTTTCGGGCTGGTGAAATCGTATCCTTCGGTCGGCCAGTAGCCGATAAAACTCACGCCCAGCGGCTTGAGCTGGTCATGCAACATGCCGAGCGCATCCAGAAACCATTCGCCGTACCCCAACTGGTCGCCCATGCCATACAGCGCGACAATCTTGCCTTTCAGGTTCAGCGTCGACAGTTGCGCCCAGACGGCTTCCCAGTCTTCCTGAATTTCACCGAAGTCCCAGGTGGGGATGCCAAGAATCAGCATCTCGTAGTTTTCCATTTCCTGGGGCGCAACGTCTTTCACGTTGTGCAGGTCTACCAGTTCCTCGCCCAGAATGTCGCGGATTTTCTCCGCCGCCATTTCGGTGTAGCAGGTGCTGGTGCCGTAAAAAAGTCCTATCTTCATAAGTGTCTGATCGTGATTGCATCAATAAAGGCGGTATCGCAGAGCGTTTAGCCTAACGGAATATAACAGGGTCGTACAGGGCGGGAGCGGAAGAAGGGATGAAGGCGATGCCTTCATCCCTAAAAGACTTAACCGAGAGACTGGTGGCGGGTTTCTTTCGTCAGCAGCAAGGCAATCAGCGTCAGTGATGCCATCGCGGCGAGGTAAACGCCCACGTAGAACAGCCCGTAGTGGCTGGTCAGCCAGGCGGCGATGTACGGCGCCACGGACGCGCCCAAAATAGAAGAGACGTTATAGGAGAACGACGCGCCGGTATAACGCACTTCGGTCGGGAACAGTTCCGGCAGCAGCGCGCCCATCGGGCCGAAGGTCAGCCCCATCAGGCTCAGGCCGCATACCAGAAACGCCATAATCAGCGTCTGGTTGCCGGAGCCCAGCAAAGACGGGAACGCCATCGCGAACACCAGCATGATGCAGGTCACGGTGATCATGGTCTTGCGACGACCGAAGGCGTCAGCCAGATAGCCCGCCACCGGAATCGTCAGACCGAAACCAATCACCGCCATCATCAGCATCCACAGGAAGTTGTTGCGTGGAATACCAAGCCCGACCGGCGCCGGGGTGGTGCCGTAAGTCATGGAGTAGACGGTCATGATGTAAAACAGGGTATAGGTCGCCAGCATGATGAAGGTGCCGAGAACGGTGGCTTTCACGTGTTTGCTCAGCAGGGTGCCCAGCGGCACGCGCACCTGTTTCCCTTCTTTGGCGACTTTGGCGAATACCGGCGATTCGTGCAGCGATACGCGCACGTACAGACCGATGATCACCAGCACGGCGGAGGCGATGAACGGCACACGCCATCCCCAGCTCATGAATTGCTCGTTGGTCAGCACCCAGGACAGCAGCAGGAAGGTGCCGTTGGCGAAGAAGAAGCCGATCGGCGCGCCCAACTGCGGGAAGGAGCCGTACAGCGCGCGTTTGTTGGCCGGGGCGTTTTCGGTCGCCAGCAGCGCCGCGCCGCCCCATTCGCCGCCGAGGCCAAGCCCCTGGCCGAAGCGGGCCAGCGCCAACAGCAGCGGAGCCAGTACGCCGATGGTTTCATAGCTCGGCAGCAGGCCGATCAAGACGGTGGAAATACCCATGGTCAGCAGCGACGCGACCAGCGTCACTTTGCGGCCGACACGGTCGCCGAAGTGGCCGAATAGCGCGGAGCCGATCGGGCGCGCCACAAACGCGATGGCGAAGGTCGCCAGCGATTGCAGCGTAGCGGCGGTAGCATCACCCTGCGGGAAGAAAATGTGCGGAAAGATCAGCACGGCAGCGGTAGCATAAATGTAAAAATCGAAGAATTCGATGGCGGTGCCGATCAGCGAGGCGACCACCACTTTATTGCGCGAGTTTACCGGCGCATCTGGTGTTTGATTATCAATAGTGGATGAGATGGAGGCTTGCATAGTTTTTTGCTTTTTTGTAACACACGGACCCGCATTCTATGCATAGAAAAAAGTTCTTTTCAAACCAGCGCCGCGACTGACGCCGGCCCTTGCGGCAAAGGCATTCCGGGATACGCTGGAATAAGAAAATATAATCCCTTCCGCGCTTCGTTTTGCCACAGGATGTGATGAAGTTGAGAATGATTACCGAATTGTACCCCGAACATACTCTGTGAGGCATAATGGCGGGATGGAGCCGTTGGCGGCATGACGGGAGAGAGTGATGCAGAAACAGGATCAGACGTTAATCGAGCAGTTTCTGGATGCCCTGTGGCTGGAGCGCAATCTGGCGGAAAATACGCTGTCGTCCTATCGCAACGACCTGCGTTCGCTGGCGGACTGGCTGGCTCATCACGACAGTAGCCTGTTGCAGGCGCAGCCGTCGGATTTGCAGGACTTTCTGGCTGAACGCCTGGAAGGCGGCTACAAGGCCACCAGTTCAGCTCGTTTGCTGAGCGCGATGCGGCGCTTGTTTCAGTACCTGTACCGGGAAAAGCAGCGAACCGACGACCCGAGCGCGCCGCTGTCGTCGCCGAAACTGCCGCAGCGGCTGCCGAAGGATCTGACGGAAGCGCAGGTGGAAGCACTGCTGGCGGCGCCGGTTACCGATCAGCCGCTTGAACTGCGCGACAAAGCGATGCTGGAACTGCTGTACGCCACCGGCCTGCGCGTATCGGAACTGGTGGGGCTGACCATCAGCGATGTCAGCCTGCGGCAGGGCGTGGTGCGCGTGATAGGTAAGGGCAACAAGGAGCGGCTGGTGCCGCTGGGAGAAGAGGCGGTGTACTGGCTGGAGCAGTATCTGGAGTACAGCCGCCCCTGGCTGCTGAACGGCCAGACGCTGGATGTATTGTTCCCAAGCAACCGCGCCCAGCAGATGACGCGCCAGACGTTCTGGCACCGCATCAAGCACTATGCGACACTGGCGTCTATTGACAGCAATAAACTTTCTCCGCATGTTTTGCGTCATGCCTTTGCAACCCACCTGCTGAATCACGGTGCGGATTTGCGAGTGGTGCAGATGTTATTGGGCCACAGCGATCTGTCCACTACGCAGATTTATACCCACGTTGCGACGGAGCGGCTGCGACAGCTGCATCAACAGCACCATCCCCGGGCATGATGTCCGGCGGGCTGACAGGATGTCATGGCGGGTTCCCCGCCAATGATGGATAAGCACGGCGCTTGCGCCCTGATAACAGGATAATTCCATGAAAAAACGTGTAGTACTCTTTTCATTGCTGACTCTGGCCCTGAGCGGCGCGGCGCGCGCGGATGATGCCGCAATCAAGCAGACCATAAACCGTCTGGGCTTGCAGAGCGCGGAAGTGAAGGATTCCCCTATCAGCGGGATGAAAACCCTGCTGACCGAGAATGGCGTGCTCTACATCACCGAAGACGGCAAGCACCTGCTGCAGGGGCCGCTGTATGACGTCAGCGGCAAGAACCCGGTGAATGTCACCAACCATATTCTGAACGAGCGTCTGGATGCGTTAAAAGACCAGATGATCGTCTATAAAGCGCCGCAGGAAAAACATGTCATTACCGTGTTTACCGACATCACCTGCGGTTACTGCCACAAACTGCACGAGCAGATGAAAGACTACAACGCGCTCGGCATTACCGTGCGTTATCTGGCGTATCCCCGTCAGGGCATGAACTCTCAGGCGGCGAAAGACATGCAGTCGATTTGGTGCGTGGCGGATCGCAACAAGGCGTTTGACGCCGCCATGAAAGGCGATGACGTGTCGCCCGCCACCTGTAAAACCGACATCGGCGCCCATTATCAACTGGGCGTGCTGTTTGGCGTGCAGGGTACGCCGGCGATCGTGCTGGAAGACGGCACGGTGGTGCCGGGGTATCAGCCGCCAAAAGAGATGATGGCGATGCTGGATGCGCACAAAGCCTCGCTGAAATCAGGCGGTTAATTGAATCGAGTGGTTAATCAAGCGTGAATGTTGTTACCCAACTCCGTCGTCGCCCGACGACGGAGACAGAGTTACCCGACTCCCTCCCCGTTTTGCTGCGTCGTTTATACGCCCAGCGCGGCGTACGACAGATGCAGGAGCTTGAGCGCAGTCTGCGCGGTCTGCTGGATTACCGTCTGCTTGGCGGCATTGAGCAGGCGGTAGAGGTGTTACGTCAGGCGCTGGCGGACAACCGTCGCATCGTGATCGTCGGCGATTTCGACGCCGACGGCGCCACCAGCACCGCGCTTACGGTGCTGGCGCTGCGCAGCATGGGCGGCCGCGAGATTCAGTATCTGGTGCCCAACCGGTTTGAGGACGGCTACGGGCTCAGCCCGGAAGTGGTGGCGCAGGCCGCCGCCAAAGGCGCGGAGCTGATCGTGACCGTCGATAACGGCATTTCGTCGCACGCCGGGGTGGACGATGCGCACCGGCGCGGCATCGCGGTGGTGGTGACCGACCACCATCTGCCGGGGGAAACCCTGCCGGCGGCCGAGGCGATGATCAACCCCAACCTGTCGGATTGCGCGTTTCCGTCGAAAGCGCTGGCGGGCGTCGGGGTGGCGTTCTATTTAATGATGGCGCTGTTCGTGCGCCTGCGCGACGCCGGCTGGTTTGCCGAACGCGGTCTCGCCGTCCCCAATTTGACGGAACTGTTGGATCTGGTGGCGCTGGGCACGGTGGCGGATGTGGTGCCGCTGGATGCCAACAACCGTATTCTGGTTTCGCAGGGATTAAGCCGGATTCGCGCCGGCAAATGCCGACCGGGGATTCGCGCCCTGCTGGAAGTGTCCAACCGCGACGCCGTTCAACTGGTGGCGAGCGATTTGGGCTTTGCGCTGGGGCCGCGTCTTAATGCCGCGGGACGGCTGGACGACATGTCCGTCGGCGTAGAACTGTTGTTATGCAACGACATCGTGCAAGCGCGGATGCTGGCCAGCGATCTGGATGCGCTGAACCAAAGTCGCCGTGAAATCGAAGCCGGCATGCAGGTGGAAGCGCTGCATTTGTGCGAACAACTGGAGCGCAGCCGCGACACGCTGCCGCTGGGGCTGGCGATGTACCACCCGGAGTGGCATCAGGGCGTGGTGGGGATTCTGGCGTCGCGCATCAAGGAGCGTTTTCACCGCCCGGTGATCGCGTTTGCGCCTGCGGGCGACGGTATTCTGAAAGGTTCCGGGCGGTCTATCGCCGGGCTGCATCTGCGCGACGCGCTGGAGCGCCTTGATACCTGTCACCCCGGTCTGATGTTGAAGTTCGGCGGCCACGCGATGGCGGCGGGATTGTCGCTGGTGGAAGACCGTTTTGACGAGTTTCGCCAGCGTTTTGCCGATCTGGTGGGCGAGTGGCTGGATGCGTCGCAACTGGAAGGCGTCGTCTGGTCCGACGGCGAACTGGCGATCCCTGAACTGACGCTCGGCACCGCTGAAATGCTGCGTGAAGCGGGGCCGTGGGGGCAGGCGTTTCCGGAGCCGACCTTCGACGGGCGTTTTCGGCTGTTGCAGCAACGACTGGTCGGCGAGCGCCACCTCAAGGTGATGGTGGAACCGCTGGGCGGCGGCCCGCTGCTGGACGGCATCGCTTTCAACGTCGACACCTTGTTGTGGCCTGACAGCAGCGTGCGCGAAGTTGAACTGGCTTACAAACTGGACGTCAACGAATTCCGCGGCAAACGCTCGGTACAACTGCTGATCGAACACCTGTGGCCGCTGTAGTATGCAGGCGGCACAACTGACGCCGGGTTTCCCCCGGCGTTTTCTTTTCGCTATGCGGCGTATCCCGCTAAAATCGGTAAAAAGCTATAAACCACGGCGCGGATCCGCTACAATTCGCCGTTTACATGCATTCTGTCATCGACAAACAACATTAAGATCCTAACACCATGTTTGAAATCAATCCGGTAAAAAACCGCATTCAGGACCTGTCTGAACGGACAGCTGTTCTGAGGGGGTATCTTTGACTATGACGCCAAGAAAGAGCGTCTGGAAGAGGTAAACGCCGAGCTGGAACAGCCCGACGTATGGAACGAGCCTGAACGCGCGCAGGCGCTGGGGAAAGAGCGTTCCTCCCTGGAAATGATTGTCGACACCATTGATCAGATGGTTCAGGGGCTGGACGATGTCTCCGGTCTGCTGGAACTGGCGGTGGAAGAAGACGATGAAGACACCTTCAACGAAACCGCTGCCGAGCTGGATCAGCTGGAAAACAAGCTGGGTCAGCTGGAATTCCGCCGTATGTTCTCCGGCGAGTACGACAGCGCGGACTGCTACCTTGACCTGCAGGCCGGTTCCGGCGGCACCGAGGCGCAGGACTGGGCCAGCATGCTGCTGCGCATGTATCTGCGCTGGGCGGAAAGCAAAGGCTTCAAGACTGAAATCATTGAAGAGTCCGAAGGCGAAGTGGCCGGCATCAAATCCGCCACCATCAAGATCATGGGCGACTATGCGTTTGGCTGGCTGCGTACCGAAACCGGCGTACACCGCCTGGTGCGTAAGAGTCCGTTCGATTCCGGCGGCCGTCGTCACACCTCGTTCAGTTCCGCTTTCGTGTATCCGGAAGTGGACGACGACATTGATATCGAGATCAATCCCGCGGACCTGCGTATCGACGTATACCGCGCGTCCGGCGCCGGCGGCCAGCACGTTAACCGTACTGAATCCGCGGTGCGTATCACCCACATTCCCACCAATATCGTTACCCAGTGCCAGAACGATCGATCCCAGCACAAGAACAAAGATCAGGCCATGAAGCAGCTGAAAGCCAAGCTGTATGAGTTTGAAATGCAGAAGAAGAACGCGGAGAAACAGGCGATGGAAGACAACAAGTCCGACATCGGCTGGGGCAGCCAGATTCGTTCTTATGTGCTGGATGACTCCCGCATTAAAGACCTGCGCACCGGGGTGGAAACACGTAATACCCAGTCGGTGCTGGACGGTGATCTGGACAAGTTTATCGAAGCAAGTTTAAAAGCGGGGTTATAAGGAATCTCATGTCTGAACCACAAAACCAGGGTGCCGAGCAGGCGCTGGATCTCAATAACGAACTCAGAACGCGCCGCGAGAAGCTGGCGTCGTTGCGTGAAACCGGCGTGGCTTTCCCGAATGACTTCCGCCGTGACAGCACTGCCGATCGGCTGCACGCCAGCTACGACGAAAAAGACAACGAAGAGCTGGAAGCGCTGGGTCTGGAAGTGAACGTGGCCGGCCGCATGATGACCCGCCGTATCATGGGCAAAGCGTCGTTCGTTACGCTGCAGGACGTGGGCGGCCGCATTCAGCTGTATGTGGCGCGCGACGATCTGCCGGAAGGCGTTTACAACGAACAGTTCAAAAAGTGGGACCTCGGCGATATCGTCGGCGCGCGCGGCAAGCTGTTCAAAACCAAGACCGGCGAGTTGTCGATCCACTGTACCGAACTGCGTCTGCTGACCAAAGCGCTGCGCCCGTTGCCGGACAAGTTCCACGGCCTGGCGGATCAGGAAACCCGTTACCGTCAGCGCTATCTGGACCTGATCGCTAACGACGAGTCCCGCCACACCTTCCGTGTGCGCTCGCAGATTCTGGCCGGTATCCGCCAGTTCATGGTCGGCCGCGACTTCATGGAAGTGGAAACCCCGATGATGCAGGTGATCCCCGGCGGCGCATCCGCGCGTCCGTTCATCACCCATCACAACGCGCTGGATATCGACATGTACCTGCGTATTGCGCCGGAACTGTAT from Dickeya fangzhongdai encodes the following:
- the prfB gene encoding peptide chain release factor 2 (programmed frameshift) — protein: MFEINPVKNRIQDLSERTAVLRGYLDYDAKKERLEEVNAELEQPDVWNEPERAQALGKERSSLEMIVDTIDQMVQGLDDVSGLLELAVEEDDEDTFNETAAELDQLENKLGQLEFRRMFSGEYDSADCYLDLQAGSGGTEAQDWASMLLRMYLRWAESKGFKTEIIEESEGEVAGIKSATIKIMGDYAFGWLRTETGVHRLVRKSPFDSGGRRHTSFSSAFVYPEVDDDIDIEINPADLRIDVYRASGAGGQHVNRTESAVRITHIPTNIVTQCQNDRSQHKNKDQAMKQLKAKLYEFEMQKKNAEKQAMEDNKSDIGWGSQIRSYVLDDSRIKDLRTGVETRNTQSVLDGDLDKFIEASLKAGL
- the xerD gene encoding site-specific tyrosine recombinase XerD — translated: MQKQDQTLIEQFLDALWLERNLAENTLSSYRNDLRSLADWLAHHDSSLLQAQPSDLQDFLAERLEGGYKATSSARLLSAMRRLFQYLYREKQRTDDPSAPLSSPKLPQRLPKDLTEAQVEALLAAPVTDQPLELRDKAMLELLYATGLRVSELVGLTISDVSLRQGVVRVIGKGNKERLVPLGEEAVYWLEQYLEYSRPWLLNGQTLDVLFPSNRAQQMTRQTFWHRIKHYATLASIDSNKLSPHVLRHAFATHLLNHGADLRVVQMLLGHSDLSTTQIYTHVATERLRQLHQQHHPRA
- the recJ gene encoding single-stranded-DNA-specific exonuclease RecJ, with protein sequence MNVVTQLRRRPTTETELPDSLPVLLRRLYAQRGVRQMQELERSLRGLLDYRLLGGIEQAVEVLRQALADNRRIVIVGDFDADGATSTALTVLALRSMGGREIQYLVPNRFEDGYGLSPEVVAQAAAKGAELIVTVDNGISSHAGVDDAHRRGIAVVVTDHHLPGETLPAAEAMINPNLSDCAFPSKALAGVGVAFYLMMALFVRLRDAGWFAERGLAVPNLTELLDLVALGTVADVVPLDANNRILVSQGLSRIRAGKCRPGIRALLEVSNRDAVQLVASDLGFALGPRLNAAGRLDDMSVGVELLLCNDIVQARMLASDLDALNQSRREIEAGMQVEALHLCEQLERSRDTLPLGLAMYHPEWHQGVVGILASRIKERFHRPVIAFAPAGDGILKGSGRSIAGLHLRDALERLDTCHPGLMLKFGGHAMAAGLSLVEDRFDEFRQRFADLVGEWLDASQLEGVVWSDGELAIPELTLGTAEMLREAGPWGQAFPEPTFDGRFRLLQQRLVGERHLKVMVEPLGGGPLLDGIAFNVDTLLWPDSSVREVELAYKLDVNEFRGKRSVQLLIEHLWPL
- the dsbC gene encoding bifunctional protein-disulfide isomerase/oxidoreductase DsbC — translated: MKKRVVLFSLLTLALSGAARADDAAIKQTINRLGLQSAEVKDSPISGMKTLLTENGVLYITEDGKHLLQGPLYDVSGKNPVNVTNHILNERLDALKDQMIVYKAPQEKHVITVFTDITCGYCHKLHEQMKDYNALGITVRYLAYPRQGMNSQAAKDMQSIWCVADRNKAFDAAMKGDDVSPATCKTDIGAHYQLGVLFGVQGTPAIVLEDGTVVPGYQPPKEMMAMLDAHKASLKSGG
- a CDS encoding MFS transporter, yielding MQASISSTIDNQTPDAPVNSRNKVVVASLIGTAIEFFDFYIYATAAVLIFPHIFFPQGDATAATLQSLATFAIAFVARPIGSALFGHFGDRVGRKVTLVASLLTMGISTVLIGLLPSYETIGVLAPLLLALARFGQGLGLGGEWGGAALLATENAPANKRALYGSFPQLGAPIGFFFANGTFLLLSWVLTNEQFMSWGWRVPFIASAVLVIIGLYVRVSLHESPVFAKVAKEGKQVRVPLGTLLSKHVKATVLGTFIMLATYTLFYIMTVYSMTYGTTPAPVGLGIPRNNFLWMLMMAVIGFGLTIPVAGYLADAFGRRKTMITVTCIMLVFAMAFPSLLGSGNQTLIMAFLVCGLSLMGLTFGPMGALLPELFPTEVRYTGASFSYNVSSILGASVAPYIAAWLTSHYGLFYVGVYLAAMASLTLIALLLTKETRHQSLG
- the fldB gene encoding flavodoxin FldB, with product MKIGLFYGTSTCYTEMAAEKIRDILGEELVDLHNVKDVAPQEMENYEMLILGIPTWDFGEIQEDWEAVWAQLSTLNLKGKIVALYGMGDQLGYGEWFLDALGMLHDQLKPLGVSFIGYWPTEGYDFTSPKPVTEDGKHFVGLALDEVNQYDMSDERIQQWCEQILHEMAELL